The genomic region TGTGCAACAGCAGCCGCTGGTACGGGGGGGCCCTGCACCCCCAGGACCTGTGCGCGGGGTACCCGCGGGGCGGCATCGACACCTGCCAGGTGCGAGCGTGGgcccaggggcacagggacccccGAGCCCCAAACACGGCCCCATccaagccccaaacccagcacagggacccctGAGCCCCAAACACGGCCCCATccaacccccaaacccagcacagggacccctGAGCCCCAAACACGGCCCCATccaagccccaaacccagcacagggacccctGAGCCCCAAACACGGCCCCATccaacccccaaacccagcacagggacccctGAGCCCCAAACACGGCCCCATccaacccccaaacccagcacagggacccctgagcccctgacatcgcccaccctgtcctgtatcccctcccttcccttcctgtgccccttcccttccccatccaCGGTTTCCTCTTGTGTATCCCATCCTATTCCTGCCCTTCCACGTCCATGGAtccctgtcccagtgtccccttgtccccagggcctggcgctgtgcccacacagcccacccagtgctcccagtagcCCCGAGGTGTGGCTgtgagcctggagcagcccctgacCCCTCTCTCCCGGCacagggggacagcgggggtCCCCTGGTCTGCAAGGACAACGTCGGTGACTACTTCTGGCTCGTGGGATTGGCCAGCTGGGgcagaggctgtgccagggccaggaGGCCCGGGATCTTCACCTCCACCCAGCACTTCCACACCTGGATCTGTGCCCAGACCGGCCTGAGCCTGGCAGAAGCACCAAAGCCCAGCCTGACCCCCACGGAGCCACCAGAACCGGAGCCAGACACCGTCATTTCCTTCCCAAATCTCACCCTGATGAATGTCCTTGAGAAGCTGCAGGAGATGTTGGAGGTCCTCAAGAACAGGACGGGttgagcagaggggcagagcaggtcCGGTTCTGGCTGTGGTGGGTCACAGCCAGTCCCAGTTGGGGCCGTGGCTGTGGGGTGAAGGCAGCCCCAGTGCCCGGCGCTGCCGTGTCCTGCCCGCGCTGCTGCCCTGAGCCCACACGGATGCTGGAGTTGGTTTAATCCTCGGAATAAAGATGTTTTCCCCACTGCGGCGGTTTAGGGATGGTTTAGGGTTCCCCAGGTCAGtgctccttccccttcccactgcagctggaagCACGAAAGGCAAAGATCAGGGGTTAAAAATTGGAATTTACTGGAAGCAGCCATGAGATGAGGGATCAAACAATTACTTGCAGCAATcttagtaagaaaaaaatgtaagacAAAGCAGTGATTTCCATGGGAAGCCTGTGACAACGGCAGCTCTGCCCTACCACGTCCTGTCCCGATGGAAATAATGCCCTTTTCCATGGAAGGGAGAGCCCCATCTGGGTCCTGGACACTCCCAGCTACCAAAAAAAATGATTCCTGTGGCCCAAATGAGGACACTCATTAAGCACATTCTCAGCCCAATGCAGTCTCTCGGGCAAAACAAGGATGGGAAAATTTGGGAGttgggagggaaaaggagcGGGGTTgagctggggtttggggggaccctgggagaggggagagagggagaaactTCTCCAGCCCAGGTTCCCCCGGCAGAGCCTCAGGTGTCCCATTCCCGGCAAAAGCAATTTGGGCACGGAGAGGAACGGgaatgggagcagctggagctgcagtccCGGGGTCCCGAGggagcctgagctgctgctgccgccgcccaggggtgtcccctctgtcaccagGCCCTGCCCCGGAGCTGCCGGGacccccatccccgtcccccgCTGTGCCCTCGGCCCCGGCAgcgctggagctgcagccccggctctgctcccaccctggGCCCAGCCGGGATCGCTGGGGCCGGGACGTTCCCGCTGCTCCAAAGAGCTCTTCTGGCTCTGGAGAAGCTGCTCGAGCGTGGTCCCTGCCGGAGCGAGTTGGGATCCTGTCCAAGGCCTCGCCTGGAATGTCCCACACggagcacagagctctgcccgCACTCCCAGCAGAGTTTGGGCTCTCCCCGACCCCGTTTGCCGCCCCGTGAGTCCGAGGGGTCCCCGAGGCTGATGCTGGTTAGCGGGGCTGGCGCAGGGATGTTTGGGCTGTCGgtcagtgctgggagcagcggcagcaggagggtttggggctgcagttgggggcacagcagggctgcagcgAGGGGTCCCGGCCCTTCTTCACCTGGCTCTCCCCGAACTCCAGgcgctgctccagcagcaccttctgCAGGGTGATGTCCCTGagcacctgcagcacctccGGGCCCGCCTCGCCCTGCAGCAGGTCGTAGTTCTCAGCGGGGTCCGACTCCAAGTCGAAGAGCAGCGGGGGCAGGTGCGGGGTGAGAGGGGTCAGCCCGTGGCACGCCTGGTCTGGGGTGGTGCCGCTGTGGAAGGAACCTGCAAACAACCCCTGGGTGAGCTCGGCTCCTCCTCCCGGAGCTCTGGGCAGCAGGAACCCTTCCCAGAGCCCCCAgaagagctggggagggggcagcacTGACCTTGGGTGAAGTAATGGGCCTTGTACTTGCCCAGGCGGATGGCGAAGGGACCGTGCAGGGGGTCGGGGGACGGAGGGTAGAAGAACACGGCCTGGCGAGGGCTCTGGGGGGGCAGCAGGGCTCAGCTCAGCTGGGCAGCCCCCGGGGAGGGCAGGACCAGGCTGAGACCCCCCCAGGAGCCCCGATCCTACCGCTGGAATAGGGCTGGAGCTGATGGACAGCAGCACCCTGGcggctgggcacagctgggcacagctgggcacactcGGCAGGAGCCAAAAGCCGCCAGCCCCTGGATCTGCCCCGATCCAAGGATCTGTCCCCCAGCTCCAAACTCACCTTCCCCGAGCCAAAGAGCAGCGGGCTCAGGTCGAAGCCATCCAGGGCCACCTTGGGAAGGGCAGCTCCGGCCAGGGCGCTCAGGGTGGGCAGGATGTCCAGGGTACTGGCCAGCTCGTGGGTCACTCCTGCCGCCGGGAAAAGTCCAAGCAGCTGATCCCACTGCCACCCCTGCCCCTCTTTGTCCCGGGATGTGGCCgaggggctgagcctggctcACCTGGAGCGATCTTGCCTGGCCAATAAGCCACCGCCGGCTCCCTCATGCCACCTTCGTAGGTCGTGCCCTTGCCACACTTGAGGTGGCCGGCGCTGCCTCCGCGTGCCATGCGCAgggtggaggggctggggacGAGAACCGGCTGCCATCAGGTGCCAGGGCCgcgctgtcccctccctggtGCCACCGAGGGGGCGGTGACAAGGTGCCAGGGTGACTGTGCCACCCTGCTCGGcctgaggggcagggagagaCACCCGGGCAGGGCAGTGTCACCACTCACAGAGGGAACTGGGGGCTCACACTGCTGGCCCAAAGCCTGGGAGGTTTCTGAGTCACAGGAACACAGAGGTCACGCCCTGTGCCCCCTCCAGAGCAGCGCCCACCTCGCGCCTCACTGGGGTCGCTTGGCActgccccatcccagttcccccGCCCCAAACCAGCCCCTCACCCGTTGTCCGAGGTGAAGAACACCAGGGTGGAGTTCTCCAGGCCGTGTTCCTGCAGGGCCTGCACGAGCTGTCCCACGGAGCCATCGAACTCGGCCAGGGCGTCCCCGAAGGGTCCCCGCCGCGTCTGCCCCGCGAACTCCCGGCTGGCAAACTGGGGGTAGTGGgtgtgctgggaaagggcagggaacACCGGGATCAACccccctggagctgcagctgctgctgggacaggcagggacaggcagcaaCCCCAGGCAGGACGTGCAGAGAGGTGACAAAAGCCATCAGCTGAGAGGAGACTTGTCCCCGAGTCTCAGCGGTGGCACAACGTAGCTGAGCTCCAGGAGAGGGTGGGGAGCTGCAGAGTGGGAAGTTTTCCctggggatggcacagggaagagggagaagctCCAGAAAGAAGCAGCCTGAAAGCATTATCCCAATAAGATCTGGTTTTGTGTGGGAATAGCAACGCCAGGTCATGCAGGAGCAGATTTTGGGGTGGCAGGAGCGGAGATGCTTCCTTGTTCTCCGCATGGGACTCAggctcctttcccttttcccttcccactccccctttcccatcccttcccttcccaagcGCCCGGAAAATCCCCGCTCTCTCTCTCCTACGTGGGAAGCGTAGTAGAGCAGGAAGGGGAGGCCTCGGCGGGCGCAGTCGGCGATGAAATCCCGGGAGAATTTGTTGTAGAGGGGCACGAGGTCGGGGAAGGAGACGGGCTGCTGGATGATGGTCCGGTTCCAGAGCAGCGGCAGCGGCACCACGCCCTGGTCGCAGGTCCCAAAGCACTTGGTGTCGGGTGGGAAGCAGGTCAGGTTCTGGCAGGGGCCCTGGAAAACACGGAATATTCGGGATTCCAGCTCTGGCGCAGCACAGGGAAGACAAGGGAGACGGGTGAAGCCCCACAGCGGCCTCTCCCCGCTGGAAACCCCTCCCAGGGGACTCTGCCCACCCTAAAACCGCCCCAGGACCGCGCTGCTCCCACCCAACCCCCTCCGCGCAGGACCGAGGACCCCAGGCAGCCGGAGCCTCTCACCTGGTCATGGGAATAGGGCACTCCCAGGAAGTGATCGAATCCCTGGTGCACGGGCAGGAAGGAGCCGTTGATGCCAAAGCCCAGGTGCCACTTGCCAACCATGGCCGTGGCGTAGCCCTGAGCCTTCAGCAGCTCGGCGACGGTGACCTCGGCGAGCGGGAGCCCTCCCCGCGAGCCCGGGTCGAACACGCCGGGATAGATCCCGGAGCGCACCTGGAAGCGGCCCGTCAGCAGGGCGGCCCTGCAGGGAGCGGGGACACGGGGCTCAGGGGGGACATCCCGGGACACGGCGGCTTCAGGCCCCTTCCTATCCCGGGACGCGGCGGGTTTATCTGCATCCCGTCTTTCCCGGGACACCGCGGGTTTATCCTCCGCCCGTTTTCCCCGGGATACGGCGGTCAAGGGGGATATCCCGGGATACCGCGGGTTTATCACCCCGTCTTTCCCGGGACACCGCGGGTTTATCACCCCGTCTTTCCCGGGACACCGCGGGTTTATCATCCCGTCTTTCCCGGGACACCGCGGGTTTATCACCCCGTCTTTCCCGGGACACCGCGGGTTTATCATCCCGTCTTTCCCGGCACACTGCGGGTTTATCCTCCGCCCGTTTCTCCCGGCACACGGCAGGTTTATTCCCCCGTTTTTCCCGGGATATGGCGGCTTCATGGCCCTGTCTATCCCGGGATACCGCAGGTTTATTCCTCCGTCTATCCCGGGACACGGCAGGTTCATCCTCCACCACTCACTCCCGGGACACGGTGGATTTATCCCCCCGTCCCTCCCGGGACACCGCAGGTCCATCACCGCCCATCCCTCCCGGGACACCGCAGCTTTGTCCCCCCATCTCTCCCGGGACAAGGCGGGCTCATCCTCCTCCCATCCCGGGACACGGAGGATTCATCCTCCCGACACCGCGGGTTTATCCGCCCCATCCTTCCCGGGACACGGAGGATTCATcctccctccgtccctcccGGGACACCGCAGCTTCGTCTCCCCGTTCCTCCCGCGGGGGCCGTACCGGGACGGGCTGCAGACGGCGGCGCTGCTGTAGAAGTCGGTGAAGCGCAGCCCGCGGGCCGCCAGCCGGTCCAGGTGCGGGGTGGCGGACGAGGGGTGTCCGTAGCTGCCCAGGTCCCCGAAGCCCAGATCGTCCGCCAGCACCAGCACGAAGctggggcgggcggcggccgcggcgcacacggggggcggcggcagcagcagcagcagcagcacccaggggtGCTCCCGGCCCTGCAGCCCCATGGCGCTGCCCTGAGGGTGTCCCCGCGTGTCCCGGTGCTGTCCCGGTGCTGTCCCGGTGCTgtccccgcggccccggggcggtCCCGGCAGTGGTCGAGCTGATCACGTGATGTACATGTCGGTCACGTGGCCGCGGGGCATGCTGGGAGTTGTAGTCCCGCGCGGCGCCCGAGCGGCCGTGCCAGGCACAGGATATCGGGATGGGGCAGCTCGGAAGGGGCATCCCAGGAGGGGCGTCCCAGAGCATAGGATTGCCTCTGCACAGGTCAGGAATATCCCCAGAGAGGAGGCTCCACCCCTCTCTGGtcactgctcagggctgggtCGCTGCCCAGGAAAGAAGTTCTGGCTCCTGTCCAGGCGGAACTTCCCGGGATCGGTCCCTGCCCGTTCCTCTGGTGCCGCTGCTGGGcccccggagcagagcctgagcctGCTCCTACAGcgggggagggggatgggggtCCCGGCAGCTCCGGGGCAGGGCctggtgacagaggggacacccctgggcggcggcagcagcagctcaggctccCTCGGGACCCCGggactgcagctccagctgctcccattcCCGTTCCTCTCCGTGCCCAAATTGCTTTTGCCGGGAATGGGACACCTGAGGCTCTGCCGGGGGAACCTGGGCTGGAGAAGTTTCTCCCTCTCTCCGCCTGC from Corvus hawaiiensis isolate bCorHaw1 chromosome 4, bCorHaw1.pri.cur, whole genome shotgun sequence harbors:
- the ARSA gene encoding arylsulfatase A is translated as MGLQGREHPWVLLLLLLPPPPVCAAAAARPSFVLVLADDLGFGDLGSYGHPSSATPHLDRLAARGLRFTDFYSSAAVCSPSRAALLTGRFQVRSGIYPGVFDPGSRGGLPLAEVTVAELLKAQGYATAMVGKWHLGFGINGSFLPVHQGFDHFLGVPYSHDQGPCQNLTCFPPDTKCFGTCDQGVVPLPLLWNRTIIQQPVSFPDLVPLYNKFSRDFIADCARRGLPFLLYYASHHTHYPQFASREFAGQTRRGPFGDALAEFDGSVGQLVQALQEHGLENSTLVFFTSDNGPSTLRMARGGSAGHLKCGKGTTYEGGMREPAVAYWPGKIAPGVTHELASTLDILPTLSALAGAALPKVALDGFDLSPLLFGSGKSPRQAVFFYPPSPDPLHGPFAIRLGKYKAHYFTQGSFHSGTTPDQACHGLTPLTPHLPPLLFDLESDPAENYDLLQGEAGPEVLQVLRDITLQKVLLEQRLEFGESQVKKGRDPSLQPCCAPNCSPKPSCCRCSQH